TCAGGAAGCTTTTTCCCATTAATCACAATCACCAACATGACTTGGCCAGTATAGTAACCCTGGCGAACGATCAGGTGGCGGAGTAAGCCTTGGTGGCTGTCTTCATCATAGGCAGAAATGGGATACTGGTTAAGGATAGCCAGCACTTTTTGTAAGGTTTCATCAATCCCTGGCAGCTGAATTTGATAATCGGTCATGGGAACCAACTTATGCGACCCCTTGCGGTAAAAGCCAGTATAGAGCTTGCCATCCGCTTGACCAATGGGAATTTGGGCCTTATTGCGGTAGTGCCAAGGCTCTTCCATGCCAATGGTTTCTAAGACTTGTGTTTTCTCCAGCAGGCCTTGTTTTTGTAAGCTGTTGACCACCTGTTGGCGTTTAAAGGCCAGCTGGGCCGGATAAGCCATATGTTGCAGAGGCATAGTCCCAGTTCTTAGGCCATTCTCATCACGGAGAGGCACACGACTGTCCGCATCATTATAGCGTTTGAGAACAATCGCAAAGGCAAATTTTTTCAGGACTTTAACCACCTTGACCTGGCAGTCTTCCCCCACTAGGGCATTTTGAATAAATAGGGGGTAGCGGTCGATCTTAGCCACACCCATGCCTTCATAAGTCAGGTCAGTGATGGTGACATCGAGTATCTGGTTCTTTTTAACTGGCGCTTGCCATTTTTTCTTTGCCATATTGACATCCTCTCTCTTTGGTCCTTTATATTATAGCATGGCAAGGAAAGACTTTTCTCCTTTGACAGACATTCCCAAGACTAGCTAAGCGAGCACTTCTTTATACATTTTCTAGCCTTTGTTTTATCCTTATTTAAAAGTCCCAAATGATTTTAGACTAGAAAAGGAGTCTTCACTTGTCCATCACTATCCGCCATCGTTGGCTAGGCACCATTCCCTTATTGGAATGTGTCCCCGAAGACCTAGTTCATAAGACTTTACCTTTAATCATTTACTACCACGGTTGGCGGTCGCACAAGGAATTAAACCTTACCGCTGCCCGCAGATTGGCTCGACTGGGTTGCCGAGTCATTGTGCCCGATGCCGCTAACCATGGTGAGCGCCAAGTGCCTGTTCAAGGTATTCCTTCCCAGACTTTCTGGCAAAGTATCCAGAGCAATCTCTTCGAATTTTCCTATATTGTCGACTTCTTTCAAAGACGCCAGCTAGCTAGTGACCAGGTGGCGGTTGCCGGGGTATCTATGGGTGGGATGACCATCTTTGCCCTCTTGACCCAGCACCCCAATATCCAAGCAGCGGCCGCCTTAATGGGAACTCCCCAACCCCTGGCCTATGCTGAACGTCTTTACCAACACGCCAAAGCCGCCCAGCGTTTTATGCCAGATGATTATTTCAAGCTCATCGCTTGGCTAGAAAACTATGACCTGTCTAGACACAGTGAGCGCTTAGGCCAACGTCCCTTATTTATCTGGCACGGCCGCCAAGACCAGCGCGTCCCCTTTGACCAGACGGAAGCCTTTGTTAAAGAGAACCCCGCTGCCCATATTCATTTTCTAGCGGAAGATGCCGGTCACCTGGTCGATATCGATACGACTAAGGCCATGGTCAATTTCTTCGACCAGCACTTTATTCGAAAAGACCCATCCACCATTCACACTTGATCAGATCAAACTGTTATGTCTCTGCCCTGATGCATGTTACTATGAAGTCAAATTCAAGCAGTCTGACAAAATAGAGAAAGGAAAGATTCAATGAAAACCTATAAGTTATCTAATAGTGTTGAAATTCCTGCCATCGGTTTTGGTACCTGGAAATTGGAAGAAGGCGACATGGTGGTCAATGCCGTCAGCTATGCCTTGGAAGTGGGTTACCGCCATATCGATACTGCCCAATACTACGGCAATGAACATGGGGTGGGCCAAGCCATCAAAAAGAGTCCCGTGCCCCGGGAAGACATCTTCTTAACCACAAAAGTTTGGAACGATAAGGTCGGTTACGAAGATACCCTGGCCTCCTTTGAAGAATCCTTAGAAAAATTAGGCACAGACTATGTCGACCTGCTCCTCATCCACTGGCCTAATCCCAAACCTTATCGAGAAGAACCCGGCTATAAAGAACGGAACGCCGAAGTCTGGCGGGCTCTAGAAACTATCTATGAAAAAGGCCAAGCCAAGGCCATTGGGCTCTCTAACTTCCTCCCTTACCACCTGGACGCCCTCTTAGAATCCGCTAAGGTCATTCCTATGGTTAACCAAATTAAGTTAACCCCAGGTCTGGTTCAAGAAGATATCGTCAACTATTGCAAGAAACATAATATTCTCCTAGAAGGTTACAGCCCGCTTGGGTCAGGAGAGATCTTCGACAATGAAGAAGTTCAAGCCATTGCCGACCGCTTAGGCTATTCGGTAGCTCAAATTGCCCTGGCTTGGTCCTTAAAACATGGCTTTGTGCCACTCCCACGGTCTAAGACCCCAGAAAATATCAAAGCCAATTTAGATGTCTTTGATATCCAACTGACTGACCGCGATATGGAATTACTGGATACTGTCGCTGACGTCGAAGCCCCAGATCCTGATAGCAAACCCTTCTAAAAACAACAGTTAAAAAGCGTTATTTCCCATTTTAAGAAATAACGCTTTTTCTTTTGCCTTAAATTAGGCTAATCTTCGGGCACTTCGACCACTTGGCGGTCAAAGGGATCTTTAGAGAAGCCTTGGTCAAGGATCTTCTTGGCCCACTCTTGGGCACCAAAGAGGGAGTGGTCACGGTAATTCCCACAGGACACCGCTTCGGTTCCTTGGACATCCGACCAATCGCTCTTAATAATATCCCGTAACACTTTAGTATAAGCTACCGCAACTTCTTCGGGTTCCGCTTGGCCCCACATGATCAAATAGAAACCGGTCCGACAGCCCATTGGGGATAGATCAATCACCCCATCCAGATAGTCACGGATATAAGCCGCTGACATATGCTCAATAGTATGAAGGGCTGCAGTAGAGATTGCTTGTTCATTGGGTTGGACTAAACGAATATCGAACTTGGTGATTTGGTCACCATGTTCCCCCTCTTCACGACCAGCCACCCGTACATAAGGGGGCTTCACTTTATTGTGGTCTAAATCAAAACTTTCAACTTTTGCCATATTTTCACGCTCCTTTATCACTTTCCTTATTAATGATAACACAGGCAGTGGTAATGGGCTATGGGTCTAGCTTGAGCTAGGGCAAATGACTTTGTCGAAGGAGCATTTGTGGTTGAATTAAAACTTTTTGGTAAGGACGTTGAGGTTCCTTCAAACGCTCTAATAATCTTTCCACTGCCACCTGACCAATTTCTTCAGTTTTCACATCAACACTAGTCAGTTGTGGGGTCGTCACTTCCCCGTAAGAATCGCCATTGATGGATAAGATCGGTATATTAATTTTTAAATCTTGCATGACCCCTAAAAAGCCAAAAGCGATGGGATCATTGGAACAGATGATCACCTCAGGCAAGGTCTCTCTTTGACTAAAAAATTTCTTGGCGGCTTGAGTACCGGAATAAGAACTTTGTTTGATGGAAATAATTTCTTGGCAGTCAATGGTCGGGTACTTCGGCAAGATAGCCCGTAAAATTTGTTCCTTACTGCTGGTCAAACGGGCCTGATCAATTTCTTCACCAGATACATAAACCAAGGAATGATACCCTTCATCAGCCACCTGGCCTAATAAAAGTTCCATGGCTTTTTCAATATCATAGGCCACCTGGTCCATGTGATCAGGGAAAAAATTCATTAAGCAAACCGTGACAATGGGGTAACCTCGATAAGCAGTGATGATTCCTTTTTGCTCTGCTTTAGTAAAATTGCCCAATAATAGGACGCCATCAAAAGTCCGTTTGAACTGTTGTAAGCGGCTAACGGGAACAAAATAACAAGTGTACCCATATTCATGGATGATGGATTCAATTCCAAAACGCATATTAAAATAATAAGCATTATCGATATGGTCGCGGAAATGGTCGTCTTTATGAATGACGAGAATATCATAGGCCTGGCTACTGACACCACGTATGACATAGTTCATGGCTTGAGCGACGGCCGTGATCTCTTGACGGGTAGAGCTTTTAACGGATAAGGTAGAATCTTCTCTCAATACTCTAGAAATCGTTGATACAGAATAACCTGTTGCCTTAGCAATATCCTTTAAAGTTGTCATCTACTCACCTTCAACACATTGCATTAAATATCGTCACTTATACTTTGATAACCAATCACCTGATAATTGTCGTTTTCTGGCACTTCAACAATATCATGGTTGGCTAGATAATTGATGATTAAGTTGGGAATATCGGTTGGCAGTTCTTCTAGGACCTTATCTCTGGAGAAATGTGGGAAGTTACCGCCTCCCGCCATCCGATATTGGTTAATGGCTAGGTACAATTCATCATCTTCTTCAACCGCTTGGCCCTGATAGTCTAGTTGAACAATCCGCTGGCCTCGGTCTTTAGACACATCAATCGTGTAGTCAATCCCCGAATAAATATCATAGTTATAAACTTCTACCTTAGGATTGAGGTAATCCTCACTAATTACCAAGTTGCCTTGGTGATCTAAGGCAAAGTACTCCGCATTTTTCTCTAAGTTTTCTCTCAGTTCTTTACCGCTTAGCTTAATTCGACACAAGCCATTAGGGAAAGGATAATTAATCACCAAATCACGTATGGTCACTTCTTGCTTTAAGCCGTAGACGTCCAAATTAAAAACTGAAGAGGCTGAAATATCAGTTCCTGCGGCTTCCATCTGAATTTTATTGGTCAAGGCAAAATAAGGATTGCCCTCAACTTGAGCCTCAAAGAAATTATCCACTAAGGCGGGTCGATTCAAGTGGCCAAGTGGCTGATCTAACCAATTTTGAATCTTTTCATTATCCTCTGCCAGTAATTCTTCTAAGCCTTGGTCAGCCGGCTGGTCAGCAAGCGAGTGCAATTGGCAGCTTACTAGCTTTTTATTCAGCCTGCCATCTGCTCCTTTATCAACTTCTAAAATGACTTCGCCATATTTTTGCGCCCGAAAACCCGGCTGAATGATGGGTATCCCCTGCCATACGGTCGCAATCTCACGGTGTTGGTGCCCGGTAAAGAAGGCATCAATCGGCAAGCCACTGGTTAATAGGGCATAGCCTTCATTTTCTCCGGTTAAGTCCTCTTCCGGTTGGCCGGTCTCCAAATTACATTCAAAGCCCCCATGATAGATAATAAAAATAAGATCACAGTGTTCGCTTTCTTTCATCAATGGGATATAGTATTGGGCCGTCTCCAGGGCGGACTTAAATTCTAAGCCCTCAATATTCTCTTCCTTCTCCCAATGAGGAATATACTGGGTAACCAATCCCAGGACCCCAATTCGAATATCTTCACATTGAAAAATCCGATAGGGCTTATGGCAAAAGACCTCTCCATCTGAAATCACGTTAGCCAAAGCCAGGGAATCAGGCATATGGCTAATGGATTTCTTTAAATAATCTAAGCCAAAATTAAATTCATGGTTACCCAGGGTCCAGACATCAGGCTGCACATAATTATAGACCTGGCTGGATATCTTGGCATAGTCATGATGGCTTTCCTCATAATTGGTCAAGGGCGAGCCCTGAATCATATCCCCACTTTCCAGATACAGGAGATGCTCTTCCTGGCGACGCTTGGCCTTTAAAACACTGGCAAAACGGGATAGACCGTTAGCCGTCTTTTTATTCCTTGCTTGAAAACTTTGGGTTGAAAAATGTCCATGAACGTCACTCATGGCGAGTAAAGTTAATTTCATGCTTGTCCTTTCTAAAAATGACCATAGGCGAGGTATTGACGTAGTCTGGTTGAAATCGCCTCAACTAAGAAAACAAGTAATATTAAAGCAATTAAAATCGCTCCGACTTGGTTCCAGCGATAAGAGTTAATCGCAAATAGTAGGGGGGCCCCGATCCCACCAGCACCAACTAAACCTAGGGTCGTTGCATCTCGAATATTCATATCGAAACGGTAAATTAAGGTCGATAAGAAACTAGCCGATAACTGAGGAATAATACCGAACATGATTTGATCCATGGTGGTCGTTCCCATCGCTTGAAAGGCTTCTAAAATATCGGTATTTAAATCGGCAATGGTTTCTGAAAAGAGCTTAGTTAACATCCCAATCGAGGTAAAGGTCATGGTTAAGACCCCAGCAGCAGGCCCTGGACCAGTTACCCGAATGAACATCAATCCATAGACAATAGCTGGAACGGTCCGAAGCATCATAATAACAACTCGAAATATTGCTGCTAACCAAGCGGGAACCACATTACTGGATGATAAAAAAGCTAAAGGTAAGGATATGATACCACCAATTAAGGTCCCAACAAAGGCGATACAGACGGTTTCAAATAATAAGTACCATAAACCACTAGAAGAAAAATCAGTCAGCATACTCATATCAGGATGGAGGACGCCAGAAATAATTTCTCCAGCTACAGCCCAACCATCCTGACTATAATTAGAAAAATCAATCACACTGGATGACCAAAATAATATCAGCAGAACAACTACAGTAATAACTCCTTGAATTGCTCGATAATTCGGCTCTTTATCCAATACGGTTTTAATTGAATCTGTCACAGTTAGCCCTCCTAACTAATCTTGCGCCGAATATAACGGCTTAAGTTTTCGATGATGAAAACGGTTATTAATAGAACAAAGAGAATTGTTCCTACCTTTTCATAATCGCGCCAACCAATATTTTCATTAATGAGTAAACCTAAACCACCAGCACCCACATAACCTAAGATCGATGCATAGCGCACATTCCCTTCAAAGTTAAAGAGTGCGGTAGACAGATAGAAAGGCATAATATTAGGGATAACACCTTTTAAAAAAGCAAAAGGACGAGTATATCCCATAGCAATCATGGCCTCAAAAGCTCCTAAATCAGTTGTTTCAATCTCTTCATATAAGAGCTTACCCACATAGGAAAATGAAAACAGGAAAATAGCTACAGTACCTGCTAAGGTGCCTAGGCCAAAAAGATAAGTAGCTATTAAAGCTGATACTAAGGTTGGAATGGTACGAATAATCGTAAACAGCACCTTGACTAACCAGTTTACTGGCGCAAAATGGACCATATTGGATGACGCTAGAAAAGCAAATGGTAAGGCAACTGCTGCCCCGGCAAAGGAACCAAATAGTGACATCTTAATAGTATCCATCAAAGGTTGAATGACGTCAGAGAGGTAAGACCAATCTGGTTGAAAGAGCTGGGCAACAATGGTGGTTAATTGATGGCCTCGTTTGATAATGTCAGCGAAATCAAACTCGGTCACCTGCAAAGCAACATATAGAGCAACCGCTAAAACTAATAAAATCACTGGCGTCCATGATCGTTTCTCTTTAAATACCTTCCCAGAAGCCAGTTGATATTCGTTTCGTTTAAACACTTTAAACCTCCTAAGACTTCTTGTAAATTGTATCTAAAATCTCTTGAGTAACCTCGCTACTGGGGCCGTAATAAACAATCTTTCCTGAGTTAATTCCAATCACACTATCCGCATAGTCCAGGGCCATATCGACATCATGAATATTAATTAAAATCGTAATATCTTGGCTTTGGTTAATCGTTTTAAAGTAATCCATAACCTGCTTGGATGAAATCGGGTCCAGACTCGCTACCGGTTCATCGGCTAATATAATCGATGGTTCCTGAACCAAGGTGCGTGCTAAGGCCACCCGTTGCTTTTGACCACCAGATAATTGGTCAACACGATCATAAGCCTTGTCGAGGATATCAACACTCTCAAGTGCTTCAAGAGCCTTGACTTTTTGCTCTTCAGTATATAAGGAAAAGACTTTCTGATACCAGGCCAAATCTGGCAAAAAGGCAGTCAATACGTTGTTAAGAACCGTGGTCTTTTCAACTAGATTAAAGGATTGAAAGACCATCCCAATATTTCTCCGGAATTTTCTTAATTGACTTCCTTCTAGAGCAGAAACATCCATATCGTTAACAGTTAGTTTCCCACCATTAATATCATGCATTTTATTAATGGTTCTAATTAAGGTTGATTTTCCCGCTCCGGATTTACCTACAATCGCTACAAAACGTCCATTGGGAATGTCTAAATTAATATCATCTAATGCTTTTAAGCCACCTTCATAAACCTTATCCACATGTTCAAATTGAATCATTTTTTATTCCTTTCTCCAAAACAGGATTGGTCATTGTGCCTCTAACACAATCAGTACTTTCGCCATAAATAGAAATAGGAAAAGTGCATTCAACCAATAGAGGGCATCGATTGAAGCACTTTTTATCCTAATAACTTATTCATAAACTCAAAATAACCCTAGGGTTAGATCTAATTCATTTCTTGCACTAATTTTTGCGCTTCACGCTCAGTATCATAATCAGATGGTTCTGCTTTTTCGTAGCCTTCATGGGTATAAACCGCAATAATTTCTTTACCTTCATCGGTTTGAGCAATATTGATGAAAGCTTCTTGCAAGGCTTCGGCTAATTCAGGAGTCATATTTTCAGAATTCTTAGAAACTGAAATGGTGTCATTCATCATTGGCTTGGTTACACCAATAACTTGAACGTCTTCCCAGATTTCATCAGAACCACCAAATTGTTCTTGCCATTTATCTTGATTATCTAAACGGGCGTCAGCATAAGTAACCATTACATCAACTTGACCGGATGCTAAACGAGCAAAAGCTGAAGCGTAGGAGTCCGATTGAACGGCATGGTCTAGATCAGTGATATTCTTATCAAAATGATCTTGTAACCAAAGTGATGGATAGATGTAACCCGCTGGAGAAGAAGTTCCCATTACTGACCAGTTAGCTGAATTGAGGTCTTCCCATGTTAATTCTTCACCGTTATTAACTTTTTCAGCTAATTCTTGTCCCTTTTCACTTGGTCCAGCTAAGATTAAGCCATGGTAATAAGTGACTTGGTCGTCTACTTTAGTAACAGGTTCCTTATTCCAATCTTGAGGGTTTTCACCGGTAACAGATAACCCGCCACGAGTAGCTGTTAAAATTGGTTCGATTCCTTCTTCATAAAGGACATAGGTACCGCCTGGAATAAAACCAACATCAGTGGTTCCCGCCTCTAAAGCTTCTCCAGTCGCTTCATAACTGGTTCCAACATTGATATCGACGTTATCAACAGTAAAACCTTGTTTTTCCAACTCTTCCTTCAAAATATCTTTCAAAGGATCAGTAACAGTAATAATTTCTTCTGGGTCACGAGAAGGAACGAATTCTACTGATAAAGTATCGATATGATTACTTGCCTCAGCTGAATCCCCGCTTTCTCCACCTTCATTACCACAAGCTGCCAAACCAAAAGCGGTCATTAAACTTAAACCACTCAATAGCCATTTCTTGATACTCATTTTTTCCTCCTTGTAGGCTTTTAATAAAATTACTTTTACACCTAAAGGATCTCATATTTATATAAATATACCGTCAATTCAAAGTATAGTTTTTGTAAATTTTTACATGTTTTAGTAAAAATTTTTACTTCTAATCCATTCTTGCCACAAAAAAACGAGCCTTCACTAGGAAAGCTCGCTGGGAGAAAAATATAAAGAAATTTATTTGGACTATCTATATCATAAAGGCCATTTATGAAGAAGCTATGAATTAAATAGGCAAATGTTTTAACTTTTATGACTTTTCTTCCAAATTACGAAAAAAGCCGAAGTAAAACACTTCGGCTAAAAAATCTTAAACTTTCTTAGAGAAAGTTTTATGCTTTTTTCTTACGGTCGAGGCTGAGGCAGCCTAATCCAGCCAGGAGCAAGGATAGGCCAAGTCCGCTTACTGAAGCAAGAGCACCTGTTTGAGGTAAGCTGGAAGTGACTTGCACTGACTCAGTCGCTGGCACAGCACTTGCCTTATGACTTACAGGACTAAGTTTAGCTGATGCAGGATCAGTGTCTTGGTCATGACTTGGTCTCTTATCCCTTGCGATTTTATCTCCTGGAGTTTCTTGGCCTGATTTAGGATCCTCTGGGGTGTTCCCATCAGACTTGTCCTTAGCTGGGACACCTTCATTAGAAGTCGATCCGTCTGGGGTATCATGGTCAGAAGTCCCTTGACCAGGGGTCTTATCATTTGGCTTAGGATCTTCTGGATTGCCATCTCCTGGGGTGTTTCCACCTGAGCCAGGCTTATCTGGTTTTTCACCATCAGGGGTATGGCCACCTGGTGTATCGTTGCCTGGTTTATCTTCATTAGGCTTGTCTTGGCCTGGTTGGTCAGGATTTTCAGGGAGTGGACAAATTGGGCAATCTGGTCCTACTTCAATGATGTGATCAACTGCCGCTACTTCATTATGGCGATCGGCTTGGAGTGGGCCGTCAGCTTGACCATTCTTAATCTTTTGGGTAAAGGTGACATCATAAGCCCCTTTTACCCCTTCTTGAACCGTCTTCACTTGGCCTGGTTTCAAGGCATCACTGCGGCGGACGATCACCTTAAAGGCAGTTTCAAAGTGTTCGGTATGGCTGACTTGACCAGTAAAGTCCTTATCGCCCACCTTAATCACTTCAGTGACCGGTTCTTTGGTCACAACCACATTTGGCCTACCTACAACTTTAGAGTTTTCCACTGTCACAGTAGTGGTCTTTTGACCCGCTTGACCTGGGGTTTCTACCTTGAATTCGCCCTTGTTGAGACTTGGGTCCACTTCCACTTTCACCTTGAAAGGAATTTCTTCCGTATGGGTGTAGCTGCCGTCGGTCTTAGCTCCAATGCGAACAATCTTCTTGACTGGGGCCTTGGTTTGCTTGCTTTGTCCTGGCGTCGAAGCCGTCACTTGCCCATTCACAATAGTGTGGGTGGTTGGGGTTTCTTCTTCACCTGGGACGCCTTCTTGGTCAACAACTTCTTTGCCGGTTTCCAAAGTCGGATCCAGTTTGTAGTCTACTTCAAATGGAAGAGGATTCTTGTCGACCGTAGTAAAGCTGCCGGTATAGTCCTTGGTCCCTACCTTAACAATATGTTTGGCTGGGCTTACCACTGGCACTTCCTCGGTCACTACCTTGCCATCAACTACCTTGTTGACAATTTGGGTAGTCACATGACCAGGAATGACTTGGACGGTTTCTACCTTGCCCTTAACGAAGCTTGGGTCATATTCAAAGATGGTTTCGACTGGGACATCTTTGTTGACTTCGTGGGTGTTGCCTGCCACTGGCTTGGTACCCACTTCGATGACGTGGGCTTTTGGTGCAGTGTAGGCGCCGTCTTGGCTGACCGGTGCACCTTCAGCATGGCCGTTCTTAATGGCTTGGGCGTAGTCCGTAGTCTTAGACCCAGGAACCCCTTCTTGGACCGTCTTGGTTGTTCCAACTGTGAGATCAGGGTTTTCTCTAATTTCAACTGGGAATGGCACAGGACAGGTATTGGAGAACTTGTATTCACCAGTGAAGTCCTTAGAACCAACACGGACAATTTGTTTAGCTGGGGTCACTACCGTCTCTTCCGTATTGACCACCTGACCGTCCACCACTTTAGAAACGACCTTGGTCTCTGTCTTACCTGGGGTCAATTGACCGGTTTGAACTTGACCTTTTTCAAGGCTGTCATCAAAGACGTATTCAATTTCAACTGGAACTTCCTTGTTAATGGCTGTTTCGGTACCAGCAACAGGCTGGGTGCCGACTTCAATGATGTGCGCTTTCGGTTCGACTGGATTAGAGATTGCGCGTTCCAGTTGACCATCGGCTTGGCCATTCTTAACGGCTTGGGTATAGGTCACGTCATAAGAACCGGACTGACCTTGTTGAACCAGCTTGGTCTCGCCCGCCTTGAGATTTGGATTCTCACGGACTTCTACCTTGTAAGGCACTTCGAAGCGTTCAGTATGGTTCACTTGACCGGTAAAGTCTTGGTTGCCCACCTTGATCACTTGGCTGACAGGTTCTTTGGTCACTTTGGACACGGGTTCGCCAACAATTTGAGAGTTTTCAATGCTTACAGTCGTTTCCTTAGTACCGGGTTGACCTGGTGTCACCACTTGGTACTCACCCTTAGGCAAGCTTGGATCGACTTCAACCTTGACATCAAATGGAATTTCCTCTGTAGAAGTGTGGCTGCCAGTCGTTTGGGCACCGATGCGAACGATCCGATTTTCTGGAGCGATCACTTCGCGGGTTTGACCAAAGACCTTATCGGCCATTGTGCCATTGGTGTATTTCTGACTGACGTCGCGTTCAATTAAACCGAGTTTACCTTCTTGTTCAACGACTTCTTGGCCTGGCTTCAAGCTTGGATCCAATTTATATTCGGTCTTGAATGGTGCCAAGCTTTGTTCGGTATGCTTGAATTCACCAGAGAAGTCCTTGGTGCCCACCACAATGACTTGTTTGGCTGGGGTCACGACTTCTTCCGTAGTGGTTTCAATCTTACCGGTTTGAGGGTTGAATTTATTAACAATCTTGGTCTCAACCTTACCTGGCGTGTAGGCACCCTTCTCAACGCTGCCCTTGTCCTTGGTATTATCGTAGACATATTCAATCTCGGCTGGAACTTCCTTGACTCTGTTTTCAGTATTTTCCGGAGCCTTGGTGCCGACCTTGATGATATGGGTCTTGGGTTCCGTCCGCGCGATTTCTTCCGTCTTCAGCTGACCATCAGCCGAACCATTCTTAATGGCTTGGCTATACTTGGTGGTCACAGAGCCATTTTCTCCCTTTTGAACTTCTTGGATTTCAAAGAGTGGGAGGTTTGGATCTTCTTGGATGTCCACCTTGAATGGGAGGGTTTCAGTGACATTATGGGACACTTCACCGGTAAAGTCTTGGTCGCCAATTTCGATAATGTGTTTGACTGCTGACTTCGTTAGCGTCGTGGTAGGTGTACCAACAACTTGAGAGTTCTCAATCCTGACAGTGGTTGTTTGTTCACCGGGTTGACCTTGTTGGGCCACTCTGGATTCGCCCTTCTTGAGGTCCTTGACTTTCCGTACTTCGACTTCAAATGGAAGCTCTTCCTTGTGGGTGTAAGTTCCGTCTGTCTTGGCCCCAATGCGAACAATCTTCTTGACTGGCGCCTTGGTTTGCTTAGTCTCACCTGGAGTTGACGCCGTCACTTGACCATTGACGATCTTATGGGTGCTTGGAGTCTCTTCTTCACCGAGAATACCCTCTTGATCCACCACTTCCGTTCCAGGTGCTAGACTTGGATCGACCTTGTATTCTGTTTCAAATGGGATAGGGTTCTTATCAACAGTTGTAAATGTTCCCTCAAAGTCTTTGTTGCCGACCTTGATGAGGGCATTTGTAGCTGGAGTTTCTTGGGTCACCTTGCCTTGGCCGACCACAGAGTTCGTAATTGGCCATTCGGTGGTCCGTGAGCCCACTTTACCTGGGGTCACGATTTCGTACTTGCCGGCTTCGATGGCTGGGTCATATTCCACCGTGTAGGTAAATGGTAGCTCTTCGGTGTAAGTA
This genomic window from Aerococcus sp. Group 1 contains:
- a CDS encoding phosphate/phosphite/phosphonate ABC transporter substrate-binding protein is translated as MSIKKWLLSGLSLMTAFGLAACGNEGGESGDSAEASNHIDTLSVEFVPSRDPEEIITVTDPLKDILKEELEKQGFTVDNVDINVGTSYEATGEALEAGTTDVGFIPGGTYVLYEEGIEPILTATRGGLSVTGENPQDWNKEPVTKVDDQVTYYHGLILAGPSEKGQELAEKVNNGEELTWEDLNSANWSVMGTSSPAGYIYPSLWLQDHFDKNITDLDHAVQSDSYASAFARLASGQVDVMVTYADARLDNQDKWQEQFGGSDEIWEDVQVIGVTKPMMNDTISVSKNSENMTPELAEALQEAFINIAQTDEGKEIIAVYTHEGYEKAEPSDYDTEREAQKLVQEMN
- the phnC gene encoding phosphonate ABC transporter ATP-binding protein, with the protein product MIQFEHVDKVYEGGLKALDDINLDIPNGRFVAIVGKSGAGKSTLIRTINKMHDINGGKLTVNDMDVSALEGSQLRKFRRNIGMVFQSFNLVEKTTVLNNVLTAFLPDLAWYQKVFSLYTEEQKVKALEALESVDILDKAYDRVDQLSGGQKQRVALARTLVQEPSIILADEPVASLDPISSKQVMDYFKTINQSQDITILINIHDVDMALDYADSVIGINSGKIVYYGPSSEVTQEILDTIYKKS